A region from the Natronoarchaeum mannanilyticum genome encodes:
- a CDS encoding sugar ABC transporter permease produces MSLSSDSIDRSWLKDRLPSSEDKAGALVLPGLLAYTGFMLFPLFYLFFLSFTSAQAPEDLINNTWTFIALDNYLNLIQETQFWQSMGITWLFVFCSMTMKIGFSIFVALVLTHERVKGKRYMRAIVIIPLGLPGIFKITIWRSIFSNARFGLANTLYMNTMETLGQSPEPIQWLANRWLAFASYVVTELWLAYPFMVIIIVSALQDVSGELHDAAKVDGAGYLHRFVHVTLPAIKRPVWFASILTAAASFQQFLVPYVFNEGGPARNNELILVYGYREAFVRTPQNMALASAIMFSALIFIAMFMWINVKKGRLADGVQNA; encoded by the coding sequence ATGAGCCTGTCTAGCGATTCCATCGATAGATCCTGGTTAAAGGACCGCCTACCGTCCTCCGAGGACAAGGCTGGCGCGTTAGTGCTACCGGGGCTTCTCGCCTACACCGGGTTCATGCTGTTCCCGTTGTTCTACCTGTTTTTCCTGTCGTTCACTAGCGCGCAAGCTCCCGAGGACCTCATCAACAACACCTGGACGTTCATCGCCCTCGACAACTACCTCAATCTGATTCAGGAGACGCAGTTCTGGCAGTCGATGGGGATCACCTGGCTGTTCGTGTTCTGTAGCATGACGATGAAGATCGGCTTCAGCATCTTCGTCGCGCTCGTGCTCACCCACGAACGGGTCAAGGGCAAGCGCTACATGCGCGCGATCGTGATCATCCCGCTCGGTCTGCCGGGGATCTTCAAGATCACCATCTGGCGGAGCATCTTCAGCAACGCGCGATTCGGGCTGGCGAACACGCTCTACATGAACACCATGGAGACGTTGGGCCAGAGTCCGGAACCGATACAGTGGCTGGCAAACCGCTGGCTGGCGTTCGCCAGCTACGTGGTCACCGAGCTGTGGCTCGCGTACCCGTTCATGGTGATCATCATCGTGAGCGCGCTGCAGGACGTCTCCGGAGAGCTCCACGACGCGGCGAAAGTCGACGGCGCGGGCTATCTCCACCGGTTCGTCCACGTGACGCTGCCCGCGATCAAGCGGCCGGTCTGGTTCGCGTCGATCCTGACCGCGGCCGCCTCGTTCCAGCAGTTCCTGGTTCCCTACGTGTTCAACGAAGGGGGTCCAGCGAGAAACAACGAACTGATCCTCGTGTACGGATACCGCGAGGCGTTCGTCCGAACGCCACAGAACATGGCGCTGGCGTCCGCGATCATGTTTAGCGCGCTGATCTTCATCGCGATGTTCATGTGGATCAACGTCAAGAAAGGCCGTCTCGCAGACGGGGTGCAGAACGCATGA
- a CDS encoding sugar ABC transporter permease: MSMRQSILQNIRDDIVHTLRWPIRVAEDVQKTIIGLREGRVTYRDVATTALASLSALVFVVLLMFPVYWVINSSIAAGTPAANLYSQGIFASPAEWNLESYGWLWGESDFFFEDGYPGGGAGFGEIWNAFLASNLANSLRLSIPTVVFSFLLIVPGAYTLSRHEFTGRKPLLYGYVMLTQVGGGLNIAALIALYVVFNAAGLTNSHLALAMFYAAGAVPFNTWLLKTFMDNIPESYTEAALVDGASRRRIVWEVILPLTKPGLAVVLIFTFLAGWNEFIVAQLMLSADSHPLSVGLYSLVDERATPWSQFAAYALTYATPVALIYFFSQRYVESGLSFGGMEG, translated from the coding sequence ATGAGCATGCGACAATCCATCCTTCAGAACATCCGCGACGACATCGTCCACACGCTGCGCTGGCCGATTCGCGTCGCGGAGGACGTACAGAAGACGATCATCGGCCTCCGAGAAGGTCGAGTTACGTACAGAGACGTCGCGACGACGGCCCTGGCGTCGCTCTCGGCGCTCGTGTTCGTCGTCCTGCTGATGTTCCCGGTGTACTGGGTGATCAACTCCTCGATCGCCGCCGGAACGCCCGCGGCGAACCTCTACAGTCAGGGGATCTTCGCGTCACCCGCCGAGTGGAACCTCGAATCCTACGGGTGGCTCTGGGGCGAGTCTGACTTCTTCTTCGAGGACGGATACCCCGGTGGCGGCGCCGGGTTCGGCGAGATCTGGAACGCCTTCCTCGCCTCGAATCTCGCCAACAGCCTCCGGCTCTCGATCCCGACGGTCGTGTTCTCGTTCCTGTTGATCGTCCCCGGCGCGTACACGCTGTCGCGCCACGAGTTCACTGGGCGGAAACCGCTGCTGTACGGGTACGTGATGCTGACCCAGGTCGGCGGCGGGCTCAACATCGCGGCGCTGATCGCGCTGTACGTGGTGTTCAACGCGGCTGGCCTCACCAACAGCCACCTCGCGCTCGCGATGTTCTACGCGGCCGGCGCGGTGCCGTTCAACACCTGGCTGCTGAAGACGTTCATGGACAACATCCCCGAGTCCTACACCGAGGCGGCGCTGGTCGACGGCGCCTCTCGTCGTCGGATCGTCTGGGAGGTCATCCTTCCGCTGACGAAACCCGGCCTCGCGGTGGTGCTGATCTTCACGTTCCTCGCGGGATGGAACGAGTTCATCGTCGCCCAGCTGATGCTGAGCGCCGACAGCCACCCGCTCTCGGTGGGGCTGTACTCGCTCGTCGACGAGCGCGCCACGCCGTGGTCGCAGTTCGCGGCGTACGCGCTCACCTACGCGACGCCCGTGGCGCTGATCTACTTCTTCTCCCAGCGCTACGTGGAGAGCGGCCTGTCGTTCGGCGGCATGGAAGGGTAA